The following coding sequences lie in one Nitrospiria bacterium genomic window:
- a CDS encoding TonB-dependent receptor — translation MNRINQVGTAVIVCMGLIFPSLGLAEEPAPPKENATEETTTNPSTEAAPTTEAGKPVTTLSPVIISATRTERTVSDLPVSSTVLDRQAVQQTPAIATDDVLREVPSLNFSNSLPSFMNHPTGNWVSIRGLGGIAPHVLVLMDGIPLNDPFFGYLDFNRVPKEAIDRIEIVRGGSSSLWGSFAEGGVVNIVTKPVDATELKVTTLGGSDGTFRTDVHSSQKIDDHLGISLDTNYFGTAGYDAVEPDVRGAIDRATASDSANVQLKMDYHTADFEGFIRGNDFKNRQRLDTRMSANDTDTVNVATGGRWILDAQSDVKANLFFLNQNFTTNNTDFSPPNFDRNAEFLSNLHQTPANDVGGSLQWTRTTDSLVKLLNAGLDIRHIEGVDRQQDIAVPGDSPTVLNGGGQQLFAGLFVQASLRPVPDWEILPSIRLDYVSDYNGSMVTIPGTTTQFDDKDYLQLNPKLATRYQIVKAVAIRASVYRGFRAPTLDNLYREFTAEGFKLLPDSQLKPEVLWGGETGLDLSQGPFQGQVNFFYNRVIDQINFITTSFSPVYTVQATNIGKTRSLGVETIGDVQLTETLSSGVSYSYTDSKIISNPPDPSIEGNRTPDVPVHSVSVVARYRQPAGAQLEVRFRLLSSMWDDTTNSLSLDAEHVVDASASYPIGKHMEVFVIGQNIFDDKYVATTSGGNHLGPPFQIFGGLTLAFGGSHE, via the coding sequence ATGAACCGCATCAATCAGGTCGGTACGGCTGTGATCGTCTGCATGGGGCTGATTTTCCCATCACTCGGTCTGGCGGAGGAACCGGCACCGCCGAAGGAGAACGCCACGGAGGAAACAACCACAAACCCATCAACGGAAGCGGCGCCGACGACCGAGGCCGGCAAACCGGTCACCACGCTCAGTCCGGTAATCATCAGCGCGACGCGGACGGAGCGCACGGTTTCGGATCTTCCGGTCAGCAGCACCGTTCTCGATCGCCAAGCGGTCCAACAGACTCCGGCCATTGCGACCGACGACGTCCTGCGGGAGGTCCCTAGTCTCAATTTCAGCAATTCTTTGCCCAGTTTTATGAACCATCCCACCGGGAACTGGGTATCGATTCGAGGCTTGGGAGGCATCGCGCCGCACGTACTCGTTCTCATGGACGGGATTCCGCTCAATGATCCATTTTTTGGTTACCTCGATTTCAACCGGGTACCGAAGGAGGCGATTGACCGCATCGAGATCGTCCGCGGGGGCAGTTCCAGCCTATGGGGAAGTTTTGCGGAAGGCGGCGTGGTGAACATCGTCACGAAGCCGGTCGACGCAACGGAACTGAAAGTGACCACTCTGGGCGGATCGGACGGCACCTTTCGAACGGATGTCCACAGCAGTCAGAAGATTGACGATCATCTTGGAATCAGCCTGGATACGAATTATTTCGGGACGGCCGGCTACGACGCCGTAGAGCCCGATGTGCGGGGAGCGATCGATCGCGCAACGGCGAGCGATTCTGCCAACGTCCAGCTTAAAATGGATTATCACACGGCGGATTTCGAAGGTTTTATCCGCGGCAACGATTTTAAAAACCGCCAGAGGCTGGACACCCGCATGAGCGCCAACGACACGGATACCGTGAATGTGGCAACGGGCGGACGATGGATACTCGATGCCCAAAGCGACGTCAAAGCCAATCTCTTTTTCTTGAATCAAAATTTTACGACGAACAATACCGATTTCAGCCCTCCCAATTTTGACCGAAACGCCGAGTTCCTTTCCAACCTGCACCAGACTCCGGCCAACGACGTCGGAGGATCGCTGCAATGGACGCGAACCACGGACAGTTTGGTGAAACTGCTCAACGCGGGGCTGGACATCCGCCATATCGAGGGCGTCGACCGGCAGCAGGACATTGCCGTTCCTGGCGACAGTCCCACGGTGCTCAACGGAGGCGGACAACAGCTTTTCGCCGGATTGTTCGTACAGGCGAGCCTCCGCCCGGTCCCAGACTGGGAAATTCTGCCTAGCATTCGTTTGGACTATGTCAGCGACTATAATGGCAGCATGGTGACCATCCCGGGGACCACAACGCAGTTCGACGACAAGGATTATCTTCAACTGAACCCGAAGCTCGCCACGCGGTACCAAATCGTCAAGGCCGTTGCCATACGCGCCTCCGTCTATCGAGGCTTCCGGGCGCCGACGCTCGACAACCTCTATCGGGAGTTCACCGCGGAGGGTTTCAAGCTTCTGCCGGATTCCCAATTGAAGCCGGAGGTCTTGTGGGGAGGCGAGACCGGATTGGATCTTTCCCAGGGACCCTTCCAGGGCCAGGTCAACTTCTTTTACAACAGGGTCATTGATCAGATCAATTTTATTACGACGAGTTTCTCTCCCGTATACACGGTGCAAGCCACGAATATCGGCAAGACGAGAAGCCTGGGTGTTGAAACGATCGGCGACGTGCAATTGACCGAAACGCTCTCTTCCGGGGTCAGTTACAGCTACACGGATTCTAAGATTATTTCCAATCCCCCCGATCCTTCGATCGAGGGCAATCGGACCCCGGACGTGCCCGTCCATTCGGTAAGCGTCGTCGCGCGATACCGGCAGCCCGCCGGGGCCCAACTGGAAGTACGGTTCCGGCTCCTCAGTTCCATGTGGGATGACACCACCAACTCCTTAAGTCTGGATGCGGAACACGTGGTGGACGCCTCGGCCTCATACCCCATTGGGAAACATATGGAGGTCTTTGTGATTGGTCAGAATATTTTTGACGATAAATACGTTGCAACGACATCGGGCGGCAATCACTTGGGGCCGCCCTTTCAAATCTTCGGAGGCCTAACGCTGGCCTTCGGCGGAAGTCATGAGTAA
- a CDS encoding c-type cytochrome yields the protein MWKKTVIVIGFGMVLGSVGAGVWFVRHGFSAKDAPSVLELKLARYLRHLAVPRQQREANNPIPATPEILAEAREHFADHCAVCHGNDGSGKTDIGRGVYPKAPDLREQETQRLSDGELFYIIHNGIRFTAMPGWGTGRPEDDRDSWKLVRFIRHLPVITEQELEEMKRFNPVSQMEREREAEEDRFLRGEDVPFHPEDSHVH from the coding sequence ATGTGGAAAAAAACGGTGATCGTAATCGGTTTCGGAATGGTGTTGGGATCTGTAGGTGCGGGTGTATGGTTCGTGCGGCACGGATTTAGCGCCAAGGATGCGCCGAGCGTTCTCGAACTGAAATTGGCTCGATATCTGCGGCATCTTGCGGTGCCTCGACAACAGCGGGAAGCCAACAACCCGATTCCGGCCACGCCGGAGATTTTGGCGGAGGCCCGGGAGCACTTTGCCGATCATTGCGCCGTGTGTCACGGAAACGATGGAAGCGGTAAGACGGACATCGGTCGGGGCGTTTATCCCAAAGCTCCCGACTTGAGGGAGCAAGAAACCCAACGGCTTTCGGACGGGGAGTTGTTCTACATCATTCATAACGGCATCCGGTTCACCGCGATGCCGGGGTGGGGAACGGGTCGTCCGGAAGACGATCGTGACAGCTGGAAACTGGTCCGGTTCATTCGTCACCTTCCCGTGATCACGGAACAGGAGCTGGAGGAGATGAAACGGTTTAATCCCGTAAGTCAGATGGAACGAGAGCGCGAGGCTGAGGAAGACCGCTTCCTTCGAGGAGAAGATGTGCCGTTTCATCCGGAGGATAGCCATGTGCATTGA
- a CDS encoding heavy metal-associated domain-containing protein, producing the protein MRRMWVNAVMAVVLVMGILAIQTQAADQQVTLMLGGQYCEFYPKEITDALMAVKGVKSVDLQSMKGHAIVEHDGSVKEEQLLDAIKTVKGTKGGVDWYCDAEVMK; encoded by the coding sequence ATGCGTAGGATGTGGGTAAACGCGGTCATGGCGGTCGTATTGGTTATGGGTATTTTGGCCATTCAAACGCAGGCGGCGGACCAACAGGTCACGCTCATGCTGGGCGGACAGTACTGCGAGTTCTATCCGAAGGAGATCACCGATGCCTTGATGGCGGTCAAAGGTGTGAAGTCCGTCGATCTACAGAGCATGAAAGGTCACGCCATCGTGGAGCACGACGGCAGCGTGAAGGAAGAGCAACTGCTCGATGCGATCAAAACCGTCAAGGGGACTAAAGGGGGGGTAGATTGGTACTGCGACGCCGAGGTTATGAAGTAG
- a CDS encoding CopD family protein — MTGHTMYFHVLVQWLTFLGVAFLVGGVVFRSTVLNRSLRVLGSGSPDLERAQATGQRDLKRWMGRWLILLFIVSIVDLIIRAEMMSRKPFSAVLPMLPLIISQTHAGKVWIAKMAILCLLIALWFFIKKDRARPGQQVLWLLASAGLCLTVSLSGHAADKGDFSIAVAADWLHMMAISSWVGGLVPLRFLLPKIWAPLDEKKRIPFQTASIHRFSWLAARCVGVLILTGVYAAWLHLRTVSNLVGTPYGITLLFKLAFVVPMLALGALSRYYIRPALQTLAGEPVRVSFIGKTIHRVVCLLGGDTGSADHRMLELRYSSARIAVVHFQVFVALQCLLAVAVLGLTALLTQTSPPNLTNFAAPDSSSDMQNKGM; from the coding sequence ATGACCGGTCATACGATGTATTTTCATGTGCTGGTCCAGTGGCTGACCTTTTTGGGGGTCGCTTTTCTGGTCGGAGGCGTGGTTTTCCGATCGACGGTGCTGAACCGAAGTCTAAGGGTTCTGGGTTCAGGGTCGCCGGATTTGGAAAGAGCGCAGGCGACCGGTCAGCGCGATCTAAAGCGCTGGATGGGCCGCTGGCTGATCCTTTTATTCATCGTCAGCATCGTGGATCTGATTATCCGCGCCGAGATGATGAGCCGGAAACCTTTCTCGGCGGTGCTTCCGATGCTCCCCCTCATTATCTCGCAGACCCACGCGGGCAAGGTTTGGATAGCCAAGATGGCCATCCTTTGTTTGTTAATCGCGCTCTGGTTCTTCATTAAAAAAGATCGCGCGCGACCCGGACAGCAGGTCCTCTGGCTGTTGGCTTCCGCGGGGCTCTGTCTTACGGTCAGTTTGTCGGGTCACGCAGCCGACAAAGGGGATTTTTCCATTGCGGTGGCCGCCGACTGGCTGCATATGATGGCGATCTCTTCCTGGGTGGGAGGGTTGGTCCCGCTGCGGTTTCTCCTGCCGAAGATTTGGGCGCCGTTGGATGAGAAAAAGCGTATTCCATTCCAGACCGCTTCGATCCATCGCTTTTCGTGGCTCGCCGCTCGATGCGTCGGTGTCTTGATTCTCACCGGCGTGTATGCCGCCTGGCTTCACCTCCGGACGGTGTCCAACTTGGTGGGAACGCCTTACGGGATTACGCTTCTGTTCAAGCTTGCCTTCGTCGTCCCGATGCTGGCCTTGGGCGCCCTCAGCCGCTACTATATCCGGCCGGCGCTCCAGACCCTGGCGGGAGAACCCGTGCGCGTGAGTTTTATCGGGAAGACGATCCATCGCGTCGTCTGTCTGTTGGGGGGAGATACCGGGAGCGCGGACCATCGCATGCTGGAATTGCGTTACAGTTCGGCCCGGATCGCCGTGGTTCACTTTCAGGTCTTTGTCGCACTGCAGTGTCTCCTTGCGGTGGCCGTGTTGGGATTGACGGCTTTGCTGACGCAGACGTCGCCGCCGAACCTGACGAATTTCGCCGCGCCGGATAGTTCCTCTGACATGCAGAATAAGGGTATGTAG
- a CDS encoding thioredoxin domain-containing protein produces MRTRLFKLFFVIFSAVTAISTGSILPVEIQADATPPYRILNEPSAHSAGKVRMEIFVDFYCPHCHHFEATVLPELKREFGDKLEVINVGFPVIRNQPSMPFELYEAAREEGRGNVMAGVLFRVLQDERLNILDPSVEEKVIQEAGVNPDAMKKRLASGGPKRKLEEGVSRGNRYGVNSTPTVLLDGYVLSEVPTAENLRPLVQKLLSGERL; encoded by the coding sequence ATGAGAACCAGGCTGTTTAAACTATTCTTCGTCATTTTTTCGGCCGTGACAGCTATTTCAACGGGGTCAATATTGCCGGTTGAAATCCAGGCGGACGCGACCCCTCCGTATCGGATTCTGAACGAGCCGTCCGCGCACTCCGCCGGTAAAGTGCGGATGGAAATCTTCGTCGATTTCTATTGTCCTCATTGCCATCACTTTGAAGCGACGGTGCTTCCCGAACTGAAACGGGAGTTCGGAGACAAGTTGGAAGTGATCAATGTGGGATTTCCCGTGATTCGCAACCAACCGAGCATGCCGTTCGAACTGTATGAGGCCGCGCGAGAGGAGGGCCGGGGGAATGTAATGGCCGGCGTTCTTTTTCGTGTGCTGCAGGATGAGCGCCTGAATATTCTCGACCCCTCGGTGGAAGAAAAAGTGATTCAGGAGGCGGGTGTGAATCCGGACGCCATGAAGAAGCGGCTCGCCTCCGGGGGGCCGAAACGCAAATTGGAAGAAGGCGTCTCGCGAGGCAACCGTTACGGGGTGAATTCCACGCCGACCGTGTTGTTGGACGGCTATGTGTTGTCCGAAGTCCCGACGGCGGAGAATCTTCGCCCCCTTGTTCAAAAACTTTTGTCCGGAGAGAGGCTATAG
- a CDS encoding copper resistance protein CopC, with amino-acid sequence MIEKPKKIAGVLLGFLLIVPMPVWGHAFPDHSDPRVGSEAKTSPDQVKIWFDGPIEPLFSTLEVFDSNGKKVDKGDGQVDPSDHTVLEVGLPPLPPGTYTVSWSVIAIDTHHTEGRFKFMIEGKS; translated from the coding sequence ATGATTGAAAAACCAAAAAAAATCGCCGGGGTCCTGCTGGGGTTTCTCTTAATCGTTCCGATGCCGGTATGGGGTCATGCCTTTCCGGATCATTCGGATCCACGAGTAGGGTCGGAAGCAAAAACTTCTCCGGATCAGGTGAAGATCTGGTTCGATGGACCGATCGAACCGCTGTTCAGCACGTTGGAGGTTTTCGATTCGAACGGGAAGAAGGTGGATAAAGGGGACGGCCAGGTGGATCCCAGCGACCATACCGTTCTTGAGGTCGGCCTGCCGCCCTTGCCGCCGGGGACGTATACCGTCTCTTGGAGCGTGATTGCCATTGATACCCATCATACCGAGGGCCGTTTTAAATTTATGATCGAGGGCAAGTCATGA